In one window of Micromonospora cathayae DNA:
- a CDS encoding NAD(P)-dependent alcohol dehydrogenase encodes MKAIAQERFGPPDVLRLVEAVRPEITAGQVLVQVHAAAVNPYDWHLMRGDPYVARLMGGTGLTRPKVRTAGIDAAGRVAAVGADVRGLRPGDAVLGFCPGSFAEYARTTPDLLVPKPAGLTFAQAAAVPMAAVTALRGIRTVGRARAGQRILVNGAGGGIGTYAVQIAAALGAEVTGVCSSRNVELVRSLGASHVVDHTREDFTDAPRRYDLILDNVGNHPLGRLRRALTPTGTLVANGGGPPGRVFGAVGAMLRVIAVDRFVRQRLRVILPATPAGPTHQDLLDVAALIEAGTLTPVIDRTYPLADAAEGVRHVEQGHARGKVVITVR; translated from the coding sequence ATGAAGGCGATCGCGCAGGAGCGGTTCGGCCCACCGGACGTTCTGCGGCTGGTGGAGGCGGTCCGCCCGGAGATCACGGCAGGCCAGGTGCTGGTGCAGGTGCACGCCGCCGCGGTCAACCCGTACGACTGGCACCTGATGCGCGGCGACCCGTACGTCGCCCGACTGATGGGCGGCACCGGGCTGACCCGGCCGAAGGTCCGGACCGCCGGGATCGACGCGGCCGGCCGGGTGGCGGCCGTCGGCGCCGACGTGCGCGGCCTCCGCCCCGGTGACGCGGTGCTGGGCTTCTGCCCGGGTTCCTTCGCCGAGTACGCCCGCACCACCCCGGACCTGCTGGTACCGAAGCCCGCCGGCCTCACCTTCGCCCAGGCCGCAGCCGTGCCGATGGCGGCGGTGACCGCCCTGCGCGGCATCCGGACGGTGGGTCGGGCCCGGGCCGGGCAGCGGATCCTGGTCAACGGGGCCGGCGGTGGGATCGGCACGTACGCCGTGCAGATCGCCGCCGCCCTGGGCGCGGAGGTCACCGGCGTGTGCAGCAGCCGGAACGTCGAACTGGTGCGTTCCCTGGGCGCCAGCCACGTCGTCGACCACACCCGGGAGGACTTCACCGACGCACCCCGACGCTACGACCTGATCCTGGACAACGTCGGCAACCACCCGCTGGGCCGGCTACGCCGAGCACTCACCCCGACCGGGACGCTGGTCGCCAACGGCGGCGGCCCACCCGGCCGGGTGTTCGGGGCGGTGGGCGCGATGCTGCGCGTCATCGCGGTCGATCGGTTCGTCCGGCAGCGCCTCCGGGTGATCCTCCCGGCGACCCCCGCCGGACCGACCCACCAGGATCTGCTCGACGTCGCCGCGCTCATCGAGGCCGGCACGCTCACCCCGGTGATCGACCGGACGTACCCGCTGGCCGACGCGGCCGAGGGCGTACGCCACGTGGAGCAGGGCCACGCCCGCGGCAAGGTCGTCATCACCGTCCGCTGA
- a CDS encoding TetR/AcrR family transcriptional regulator, with the protein METTSQSDAAAPPRAPLTRKRVLDTAVALADEGGVDALSMRRIAQALGVVPMALYKHVANKNELLDGMVDVLVGEIDPPVDGVGWRTAIRRRVLSARRMLLRHPWAPAVIETRAKARAHPTPVMLAYLDSMIGIFRAGGFPVDLTHHAMHVMGSRLLGFSQELFEEGSGRGPEPDALPPEEMAARFPHLTELATAVAHDRESVVGSGCDDQFEFEFALDLTLDGLDRLRAGG; encoded by the coding sequence GTGGAGACAACCAGCCAGTCCGACGCCGCCGCGCCGCCCCGCGCCCCGCTGACCAGGAAGCGGGTGCTGGACACCGCCGTCGCGTTGGCCGACGAGGGCGGCGTGGACGCGCTGAGCATGCGCCGGATCGCGCAGGCGCTCGGCGTGGTACCGATGGCGCTGTACAAGCACGTGGCCAACAAGAACGAGCTGCTGGACGGCATGGTCGACGTGCTCGTCGGCGAGATCGACCCGCCGGTCGACGGGGTCGGTTGGCGGACCGCCATCCGCCGACGGGTGCTGTCGGCCCGCCGGATGCTGCTGCGGCACCCGTGGGCACCCGCGGTCATCGAGACGCGGGCCAAGGCGCGGGCCCATCCGACCCCGGTGATGCTGGCGTACCTGGACTCGATGATCGGGATCTTCCGGGCGGGCGGATTCCCGGTCGACCTGACCCACCACGCGATGCACGTCATGGGTAGCCGCCTGCTCGGCTTCTCCCAGGAGTTGTTCGAGGAGGGCTCCGGGCGGGGGCCGGAGCCGGACGCGCTGCCACCGGAGGAGATGGCGGCGCGCTTCCCCCACCTCACCGAACTGGCGACGGCGGTCGCCCACGACCGGGAGTCGGTCGTCGGTTCGGGCTGTGACGACCAGTTCGAGTTCGAGTTCGCCCTGGACCTGACCCTGGACGGCCTCGACCGGCTCCGGGCCGGCGGCTGA
- a CDS encoding permease prefix domain 1-containing protein, with product MTLDNDTDLEGQIAQWRAYTHRRRELHHTDTEELEDHLRSRITELTESGLRDDEAFLIAVKRMGSLDTLSREFAREHSGRLWKQLVLPGEPDASTGGHGRRELPVMVLCATVAALAIKVPAWFGLDLSDDATFYARNLGLFALPALAGYFAWRRQVGPRVVAVLAALFAVGALGANAYPLADDSQSTVLTAIHLPLALWLVVGVAYVGGDWRSDRRRMDFIRFTGEWLIYFSLLALGGGVLTAFTVGTFEAIGLDAEEFVSGWLLPCGAMAAVVVSAWLVEAKQSVIENMAPVLTRVFTPLFAATLLAFLVAVAWTDNGIDVERDVLIVFDLLLVIVLGLLLYAISARDLTTRTGLFDRVQLVLVVSALVIDLLVLLAITGRISEWGFSPNKTAALGENVILLANLAWSAWLFLGFVRGRLPFTRLERWQTRYLTVYAGWAWVVVLAFPLVFDFA from the coding sequence ATGACCCTCGACAACGACACCGACCTGGAAGGCCAGATCGCCCAGTGGCGGGCCTACACCCACCGCCGCCGGGAACTGCACCACACCGACACCGAGGAACTCGAGGACCACCTGCGCAGCCGGATCACCGAGCTGACCGAGTCGGGCCTGCGGGACGACGAGGCGTTCCTCATCGCCGTCAAGCGGATGGGCAGCCTCGACACGCTGTCCCGGGAGTTCGCCCGCGAGCATTCCGGGCGGCTGTGGAAGCAACTCGTGCTGCCCGGGGAACCGGACGCGTCCACCGGCGGGCACGGTCGCCGCGAGCTGCCGGTGATGGTGCTCTGCGCGACCGTCGCGGCCCTCGCGATCAAGGTACCGGCCTGGTTCGGGCTCGACCTGTCCGACGACGCCACCTTCTACGCGCGCAACCTCGGCCTCTTCGCCCTGCCGGCACTGGCCGGCTACTTCGCCTGGCGGCGTCAGGTCGGGCCGCGGGTCGTCGCGGTGCTCGCCGCGTTGTTCGCCGTCGGCGCGCTCGGCGCGAACGCGTACCCGCTGGCCGACGACTCGCAGAGCACCGTGCTCACCGCGATCCACCTGCCCCTCGCGCTGTGGCTGGTGGTCGGCGTCGCCTACGTCGGCGGGGACTGGCGGTCGGACCGACGGCGGATGGACTTCATCCGCTTCACCGGGGAATGGCTGATCTACTTCAGTCTGCTCGCCCTCGGCGGCGGCGTGCTCACCGCCTTCACGGTGGGCACCTTCGAGGCGATCGGCCTGGACGCCGAGGAGTTCGTCAGCGGATGGCTGCTGCCGTGCGGCGCGATGGCCGCCGTCGTCGTGTCGGCCTGGCTGGTGGAGGCCAAGCAGAGCGTCATCGAGAACATGGCACCGGTGCTGACCCGCGTCTTCACCCCGCTCTTCGCGGCCACCCTGCTGGCCTTCCTGGTCGCCGTCGCCTGGACCGACAACGGCATCGACGTCGAACGCGACGTCCTCATCGTCTTCGACCTGCTGCTGGTCATCGTGCTCGGCCTGCTGCTGTACGCCATCTCCGCCCGCGACCTCACCACCCGGACCGGCCTGTTCGACCGGGTACAGCTCGTGCTCGTGGTCAGCGCCCTGGTCATCGACCTGCTGGTGCTGCTGGCGATCACCGGTCGGATCAGCGAATGGGGCTTCAGCCCCAACAAGACCGCCGCGCTGGGCGAGAACGTCATCCTGCTGGCCAACCTGGCGTGGTCGGCCTGGCTGTTCCTCGGCTTCGTCCGGGGCCGGCTGCCCTTCACCCGGTTGGAACGCTGGCAGACCCGCTACCTGACCGTGTACGCCGGCTGGGCCTGGGTGGTCGTGCTCGCCTTCCCGCTGGTGTTCGACTTCGCCTGA
- a CDS encoding PadR family transcriptional regulator, producing the protein MHITKDLVAASATPLVLGILTEGESYGYAILKQVNDLSGGQLEWTDGLLYPLLHRLERLGHVESYWQTPPGGRRRKYYRITDQGRAELAEQRRQWATVVDALRGVWGATTQSISPITAPAWETGR; encoded by the coding sequence ATGCACATCACCAAAGACCTCGTCGCCGCCTCGGCGACACCCCTCGTGCTGGGCATCCTCACCGAGGGCGAGAGCTACGGGTACGCGATCCTCAAACAGGTCAACGACCTGTCCGGCGGGCAGTTGGAGTGGACCGACGGGCTGCTCTACCCGCTGCTGCACCGGCTGGAACGACTCGGCCACGTCGAGTCGTACTGGCAGACCCCACCCGGGGGGCGTCGCCGCAAGTACTACCGCATCACCGACCAGGGCCGCGCCGAACTGGCCGAGCAACGCCGCCAGTGGGCCACGGTCGTCGACGCCCTGCGCGGCGTCTGGGGTGCCACCACCCAGTCCATCAGCCCGATCACGGCACCGGCATGGGAGACGGGACGATGA
- a CDS encoding Cmx/CmrA family chloramphenicol efflux MFS transporter — MPFAVYVLGLAVFAQGTSEFMLSGLLPDIAADLGVSIPAAGTLTSAFAIGMIVGAPLVAMLSLRWPRRMALLAFLVTFLLSHVAGAVTTSFGVLLLTRVTAALAMAGFLAVGLATAAGLAGPQAKGRATSVLLSGVTLACVAGVPLGAVLGEVWGWRAAFWGVAALSAPAVVAILRSVPSTPVDPDAPTARHELRALRHPGLVVTLLVGAGVNGATFCSFTYLAPVTTEVTGLGSGWLPGVLAVFGVGSFIGVNLGGRLADRRPRPVVLVGGTALLAGWLLFALTAAHPVAALGFVFVQGVLSFAVGATLISQVLYLAAEAPRLSGGFATAAMNVGAAVGPALGGAALGAGLGYRSPLLVSAVLVAAALALAAVTRGTGAGTTGRAATLRDVQP; from the coding sequence ATGCCTTTCGCCGTCTACGTGCTCGGGCTGGCCGTCTTCGCCCAGGGCACCTCGGAATTCATGCTCTCCGGCCTGCTGCCGGACATCGCCGCCGACCTCGGCGTGTCCATCCCGGCCGCCGGCACCCTGACCTCGGCCTTCGCCATCGGCATGATCGTCGGTGCGCCGCTGGTCGCGATGCTGAGCCTGCGCTGGCCCCGCCGCATGGCGCTGCTGGCCTTCCTCGTCACCTTCCTGCTGTCGCACGTGGCCGGCGCGGTCACCACCAGCTTCGGGGTGCTGCTGCTCACCCGGGTGACCGCCGCGCTGGCCATGGCCGGCTTCCTGGCCGTCGGCCTGGCGACCGCGGCGGGCCTGGCCGGCCCGCAGGCGAAGGGCCGGGCCACCTCGGTACTGCTGAGCGGGGTGACCCTGGCCTGCGTCGCGGGTGTTCCGCTCGGCGCCGTGCTCGGTGAGGTCTGGGGCTGGCGGGCGGCGTTCTGGGGGGTGGCCGCGCTCTCCGCACCCGCCGTCGTCGCCATCCTGCGGTCGGTGCCGTCCACCCCCGTCGACCCGGACGCCCCGACCGCCCGGCACGAGCTACGGGCGCTGCGCCACCCGGGGTTGGTCGTGACGCTGCTGGTGGGGGCGGGCGTGAACGGTGCGACGTTCTGCTCGTTCACGTACCTGGCGCCGGTGACGACCGAGGTGACCGGGCTCGGCAGCGGGTGGCTGCCGGGCGTGCTGGCGGTGTTCGGCGTCGGATCGTTCATCGGTGTCAATCTGGGCGGCAGGCTGGCCGACCGGCGTCCCCGCCCGGTGGTGCTGGTCGGCGGCACCGCGCTGCTGGCCGGCTGGTTGCTGTTCGCCCTCACCGCCGCCCATCCGGTGGCCGCCCTCGGCTTCGTGTTCGTCCAGGGGGTGCTCTCCTTCGCGGTCGGCGCCACGCTGATCTCGCAGGTGCTCTACCTGGCCGCGGAGGCACCACGGCTCTCCGGCGGGTTCGCCACCGCGGCGATGAACGTCGGTGCCGCGGTCGGGCCGGCGCTCGGCGGTGCGGCGCTCGGCGCGGGCCTCGGCTACCGCTCCCCGCTGCTGGTCAGCGCGGTCCTGGTGGCCGCCGCCCTGGCCCTCGCGGCCGTGACCCGGGGCACCGGTGCCGGCACCACCGGTCGAGCGGCGACACTGCGCGACGTCCAGCCCTGA
- a CDS encoding DMT family transporter, producing MLGALGVLGFSMSLPMTRVAVQDLDPWFVAFGRSVGAALLAYAYLRFTGAPRPTSGQWRRLAIVALGVIVGFPLFTSLALTTQTSAHGAVVITVLPAMTAIFAVLRSHERPPPLFWIASAAGMLAVLTFLAASGMVHGALSLADLFLLAAVVLCGLGYAEGGVLARELGGARTICWALLLSLPATVTLTAVAAVAHPPHADAAAWSAFGYLTLVSMFLGFFAWYAGLARGGIAKVGQVQLAQPVLTLIWSALLLGETVTPASVVAAVVVLACVVLIQRTRASAQVPAPEAAPLSNR from the coding sequence GTGCTCGGCGCGCTGGGGGTACTCGGCTTCAGCATGTCGCTGCCCATGACCCGGGTCGCGGTGCAGGATCTCGACCCGTGGTTCGTCGCCTTCGGCCGGTCGGTGGGCGCGGCGCTGCTGGCGTACGCCTACCTGCGGTTCACCGGCGCGCCGCGGCCCACCTCCGGGCAGTGGCGGCGGCTCGCCATCGTCGCGCTCGGCGTCATCGTCGGCTTTCCGCTGTTCACGTCGCTCGCGCTCACCACGCAGACCTCCGCGCACGGCGCGGTCGTCATCACCGTGCTGCCCGCCATGACGGCCATCTTCGCGGTACTGCGGTCCCACGAGCGCCCGCCGCCGCTGTTCTGGATCGCCAGCGCCGCCGGGATGCTGGCGGTGCTCACGTTCCTGGCCGCCAGCGGGATGGTGCACGGCGCGCTGTCCCTGGCCGACCTGTTCCTGCTCGCGGCGGTCGTGCTCTGCGGCCTCGGGTACGCCGAGGGGGGCGTGCTCGCCCGCGAGCTGGGCGGCGCGCGGACGATCTGCTGGGCGTTGCTGCTCTCGCTACCCGCGACCGTCACCCTCACCGCCGTGGCCGCCGTCGCCCACCCCCCGCACGCCGACGCCGCCGCCTGGTCGGCGTTCGGCTACCTCACCCTGGTGTCGATGTTCCTCGGCTTCTTCGCCTGGTACGCGGGCCTGGCCCGCGGCGGCATCGCCAAGGTCGGCCAGGTCCAGCTCGCCCAGCCGGTGCTCACGTTGATCTGGTCGGCGCTGCTGCTCGGCGAGACCGTCACGCCGGCCTCGGTGGTGGCCGCGGTGGTGGTGCTGGCCTGCGTCGTCCTGATCCAGCGCACCCGCGCCAGCGCGCAGGTGCCCGCGCCGGAGGCGGCGCCCCTGTCCAACCGGTGA
- a CDS encoding PLP-dependent aminotransferase family protein: MGNGNAVDSVVQDLRRLAAAAAPGTRLPSVRELTARHHASPVTVAAALRQLVAQGIIETRSGRGTFVAARRQERRAPDLCWQTVALGPRRPGEEELQALLALPPTGAIALSGGYLEPDLQPAAALGAALARAARQPASWQRGPSEGREDLRAWFAREAGTGLRPDDMVICQGGQAALSSTLRALGNPGDTLLVESPTYLGALAAAQAAGLRLVPVPADADGVRPDQLAVAFAQTSARLFYCQPLYANPHGATLATHRRAQVAETVRAAGAFLIEDDYARDLAIDGDVPPPLAADDPDGHVIYLRSLTKSAAPGLRVAAIGARGPAGARLRAARLLDDFFVAGPLQQATLEFVTAPSWARHRRDLRNELRSRREALLSALARHLPSLTPQVVPRGGLHLWVRLPDGTDDVALAAAAAAEGVIVFPGRPWYAAEAPAPHLRLTYAAAPAQLMDEAVRRLASALDRR, from the coding sequence ATGGGTAATGGTAACGCTGTGGATTCCGTTGTCCAGGACCTCCGGCGGCTGGCCGCTGCGGCGGCACCCGGCACCCGCCTGCCCTCGGTCCGCGAACTGACCGCGCGGCACCACGCCTCCCCGGTCACCGTCGCCGCGGCCCTCCGACAACTCGTGGCCCAGGGCATCATCGAGACACGGTCGGGCCGGGGGACGTTCGTGGCCGCCCGACGCCAGGAACGACGCGCGCCGGACCTGTGTTGGCAGACGGTCGCGCTCGGCCCTCGCCGGCCCGGCGAGGAGGAACTGCAGGCGTTACTCGCGTTACCGCCGACCGGGGCCATCGCGCTATCCGGCGGCTACCTGGAACCCGACCTTCAGCCGGCCGCCGCGCTCGGTGCGGCGCTGGCCCGCGCGGCCCGCCAGCCCGCCTCCTGGCAGCGCGGGCCGAGCGAGGGCCGCGAGGACCTGCGCGCCTGGTTCGCCCGCGAGGCCGGCACCGGACTGCGCCCCGACGACATGGTCATCTGCCAGGGCGGGCAGGCCGCGCTGTCGTCGACGCTGCGCGCGCTGGGCAACCCCGGCGACACCCTGCTCGTCGAGTCCCCGACCTACCTGGGCGCGTTGGCCGCCGCCCAGGCGGCCGGACTGCGGCTGGTGCCCGTGCCCGCCGACGCCGACGGCGTACGCCCCGACCAGCTGGCCGTCGCGTTCGCCCAGACCAGCGCCCGGTTGTTCTACTGCCAGCCGCTGTACGCCAACCCGCACGGCGCCACCCTCGCCACCCACCGCCGGGCCCAGGTCGCCGAGACGGTACGCGCCGCCGGGGCGTTCCTGATCGAGGACGACTACGCCCGCGACCTGGCCATCGACGGGGACGTACCGCCCCCACTGGCAGCCGACGACCCCGACGGACACGTCATCTACCTGCGTTCGCTGACCAAGTCGGCGGCACCGGGCCTGCGGGTCGCCGCGATCGGCGCCCGCGGGCCGGCCGGGGCCCGGCTACGGGCGGCCCGGCTGCTCGACGACTTCTTCGTCGCCGGGCCGTTGCAGCAGGCCACCCTGGAGTTCGTCACCGCGCCCAGTTGGGCCCGGCACCGCCGCGACCTGCGCAACGAGCTGCGGTCCCGGCGCGAGGCGCTGCTGTCCGCGCTCGCCCGGCACCTGCCGTCGCTGACCCCCCAGGTGGTGCCGCGCGGCGGCCTGCACCTGTGGGTCCGGCTACCCGACGGCACCGACGACGTCGCGCTGGCCGCCGCCGCTGCCGCCGAGGGGGTCATCGTCTTCCCCGGCCGCCCGTGGTACGCCGCCGAGGCCCCGGCACCGCACCTGCGCCTCACCTACGCCGCCGCCCCGGCACAGCTCATGGACGAGGCGGTACGGCGGCTCGCGAGCGCACTCGACCGGCGATAG